In a genomic window of Phyllostomus discolor isolate MPI-MPIP mPhyDis1 chromosome 5, mPhyDis1.pri.v3, whole genome shotgun sequence:
- the TCEAL7 gene encoding LOW QUALITY PROTEIN: transcription elongation factor A protein-like 7 (The sequence of the model RefSeq protein was modified relative to this genomic sequence to represent the inferred CDS: deleted 1 base in 1 codon): MDMNIGVGIDCGKGSLGVLQGSRFTDISRHKKEKETIPNCHRKQLHHAKKLCKENEGKPKFSVPKREEEPPHGKFERQQTEGNFRQRLLKSLEEFKEDIDYRPFNNEEMTREGDEMKQSLEEIRGLRKKFRAPHFNNRHSRDCPYPVQCLSHPNLIVFCY, from the exons ATGGATATGAACATCGgcgtggggattgactgtggaaaaGGGAGTCTGGGG GTGCTCCAAGGGTCTAGGTTCACAGACATCTCAAGGcacaaaaaagagaaggaaactatCCCAAACTGTCACAGGAAACAATTACATCATGCAAAAAAACTctgcaaagaaaatgaagggaagcCCAAGTTCAGCGTgccaaagagagaggaagaaccCCCA CATGGAAAATTTGAACGCCAGCAAACTGAAGGGAATTTTAGGCAAAGGCTGCTTAAGTCCCTTGAGGAATTTAAAGAGGACATAGATTACAggccttttaataatgaagaaatgACAAGAGAGGGAGATGAGATGAAACAGTCTTTGGAAGAGATAAGGGGTCTGAGAAAGAAGTTTAGGGCTCCGCATTTTAACAATAGGCATTCCAGGGACTGTCCTTATCCCGTTCAATGCCTTTCTCACCCGAATTTAATTGTTTTCTGCTATTAA